TGTGACTTACTTCTTTGGAAAATTACAGTTATGCTTTACTTGAAATATGCTTTGTGGTTTGTGAGATAGTAAAAATTACCATACAATGATTCACTTATTAGTtataaaatgattaaataatgCTTGTGCAATACTCTCTATGTGCAAGTAGTGCATAGAGAGTTCACCACTTGTGTTAACGATgtgtaaataataaacaaaccaaCGATCAAGCGTACCCTTCATTAGTCAGCTGCAGGGGAACTTTTGACAGCACCACAGTTAACACAGGGATATCACGATTCACCTTTAACCTAAAAACACACACAGGTTTTTATTTATCTGCTGAAATTTAGCTgaggttttacattgtactaaCAAACATTTCACTGGAAGATAACCACCAAATTTACTGACCAACGAGACGGTGTTGTCTAATCAGGATTTGGCTGCGGCCTTtagtgaggaggtttgtcagacagCAGGGTGGTGGTTCACTCTGggttgtctggtttcctccacgcagagttccctccacccataaacctgactgccctCATCTATCGTTTCACAGGTACTTtgaccagggcccagtttcacaaagcggcgtacatCACGGTTTTATTGTACACTTGCTGTACGATAGTTTGTACATCAATACTACCGTGCCATTGTCCTTTTTTTATTCATAAGGaatttacatgtagacaatatcataaaatatatgtaaagcaATCACAGTTCAAACTTTCGGTAGGATGTCTTCAGTCATAGGATACCAAGAAACAAAGTCACAAAATATTGCTgagactggatttgaactctcagtATCCAGTAAGAAAAGTCAGTGTATGTAATTGCCATTACCTGTCTAAACCTTCCAGTTTGGGCTCCCAGTACTCCTCTATTCTACAATAAACAAAAGGAAGTAGTGGATGAAATATCAAACAGTGAAGATAAGAATGTTTAACCGGTACTGTGATCACTAAAAAGTATGTTTACTTGTATGCATGTGTGGAGTTTTACATCGgttatttcagtcatgtgacaatgaCCATTAGTTTTAACACACATCCCCAAACTTGTCCATATCCAGTCATTCCTTTCACAACATCTCTTTGTGCACTCTTCAAAACTGGAGGTAAAATAAGGAAACACAAATGACTGAACAACGGGGTAAATCTTCTGTAAAAAATAAGTTTAGGGCAAATATGGAACAGAAAAATTTTGAGCAGTGTGCAGTTGCCAACCTTTAAAGATATCTCAAAGAAAGAGGAATTATGTCAACTAATTAAAAACGAAAACAGTTTGTTAAATTGGCCGAGATTCCTGCAAAAGTAGACTGACCGATCAACATTTTTTATCACATAATTATGTCTCTTTGACAGAAAACATCAAATACaggttttcaccttgttctcgccacgatatggctgaaatattgccgatgtggcgttaagccatgatcattcattcattcattcattcaaatacaGGTTCAACATCACtttctttcctttttatttttctgcagTTAGTACTCTGTGACAATTCTCATGTTATTTTACTACTCTAATACTTCTTTAAGACTTTAGGAGAAGATGAGATAACTTGTCAGAATAGAAAAAATAACACCACACTCAAAGTTTCAAGTCAAATggattttcaatatttttctctCTCCTAGAATCCATATTTATAATCTATAAACTCCACTCTACAATTACTTACCTTCTATATCTTGCATAATTGAACTGGTGCAATCcctaatgaaaatgaaataaaaaaaatgttatcacATCAAATAGTGTATTGTTTTTTAATTAGGacacaaaatatcaaacatcCCCTGGTTTATGTGAAatggacaactacatgtattttgtcatttatttgattggtgttttaagccgtactcaagaaaattccacttatacaacagtgaccAGCAATACGGTGGGACAACACCGGGGAAACCCCTCACCAACTCACATAATACATCATTCACCTGTAGTCTGTACCTGTACGATTTCCACAAAGGTAACCGTCTTACTGATGGTTTCCCGCAGCCTTCCCACATCATacatcactcacctgtactTTACATTTCATGATTTCCACACAGGTAACCGTCTTTCCGATGGCATTCCTACAACCTTCCCACATCATACATCAATCACCTGTACTTTACGCTTCAAGATTTCCACACAGATTCTTCTCCTGCAATACGTCGGAAggcctgcccggtttccttccaccattatgctggccggcattgtataagtgaaatattcttgagtgcggcataaaacacttatcaaataaatttcCACACAGGTAACCGTCTTATTGATGGCTTTCCCGATGCCTTCCCACATCATacatcactcacctgtactTTGCGTTTCATCACTTTCACACAGGTTACCGTCTTATTGATGGCATTCCTGCTACCTTCCCACATCATacatcactcacctgtactCCACGTTTCATGATTTCCACACAGGTAACCGTCTTACTGATGGCATTCCCGATGCCTTCCCACCTCATGCATCCCTCACCTGTACTTTGCGTTTCATCACTTCCACACAGGTTACCGTCTTATTGATGGCATTCCTGCTACCTTTCCACATCATacatcactcacctgtactCCACGTTTCATGATTTCCACACAGGTAACCGTCTTACTGATGGCATTCCCGCCACCTTCCCACATCATACATCACTCACCTGCACTTTACGTTTCATGATTTCTGCACAGGTAACCGTCTTACTGATGGCATTCCCACTGCCTTCCCACGTTATGCAGGGCATTTCCCACATCATACATCACTCACCTGTGCTTTACGTTTCATGATTTATGCACAGGTAACTGTCTTACTCATGGCATTCCCGCTACCTTCCCACATCATacatcactcacctgtactTTACGTTTCATGATTTCTGCACAGGTAACCGTCTTACTGATGGCATTCCCACTGCCTTCCCACGTTATGCAGGGCACATCTGGTTCCTGAAACACAAATATTTGTCTCATACCTGCTTTGTTGTCAAACGAGCACAAAATTCCCAATAACCACATTACCACATATTAACCACATTACCACATTAACAAGATTACCACATTAACCACATTACCACACAAAAAATCTGTGACATCTTCTACTGACGCTCCTTGCTATATAAATGGACCATCATAGAAGATATGGTCTATTGTGCTTGTGAAGGAATCTGTGCTGATGGAAACCAGTGAAGTCTATGGGTTTGACACAGACCTTTACCAGTGAAGGGTTTGACACACAACCTCACTGCTGAAGGGTTTGACACACAACCTCACTGATGAAAGGTTTGACACACAACCTCACTGCTGAAGGGTTTGACACACAACCTCACTGGTGAAGGGTCTGACACACAACCTCACTGCTGAAGAGTTTGACACACAAACTCAATGGTGAAGGGGTTGACACCCTGCTTCACTGGTGAAAGGTTTGACATACAACCTCAATGCTGAAGGGTTTGATGCACAACCTCACTGATGAAGGGTTTGACACACAACCTCACTGCTGAAGGGTTTGACACACAACCTCACTGATGAAGGGTTTGACACACAACCTCACTGATGAAGGGGTTGACACAGAACCTCACTGATGAAGGGTTTGAAACACAGCCTCAATGCTGAAGGGTTTGACACACAACCTCACTGATGAAGGGTTTGACACACAACCTCACTGATGAAGGGTTTGACACACAGCCTCAATACTGAAGGGTTTGACACACAGTCTCACTGGTGAAGGGGTTGACACACAGCCTCACTGATGAAGGGTTTGAAACACAGCCTCAATGCTGAAGGGTTTGACACACAACCTCACTGATGAAGGGTTTGACACACAACCTCACTGATGAAGGGTTTGACACACAACCTCACTGATGAAGGGTTTGACACAGCCTCAATACTGAAGGGTTTGACACACAGTCTCACTGGTGAAGGGGTTGACACACAGCCTCACTGATGAAGGGTTTGACACACAACCTCACTGGTGAAGGGTTTTTCACACAGCCTCAATGCTGAAGTTTTTGACACACAGCCTCACTGGTGAAGGGGTTGACACACACCCTCGCTTGTGAAGGGTTTGACACACAACCTTAATGGTGAAGGGTTTGACACACAGCCTCACTGGTGAAGGGTATGACACACAGCCTCACTGGTGAAGGGTTTGACACACACTCTCACTGGTGAAGGGTTTGACACACAACCTCAATGCTGAAGGGTTTGACACACAACCTCACTGATGAAGGGGTTGACACACAACCTCAATGGTGAAGGGGTTGACACACAACCTCACTGATGAAGGGTTTGACACACAGCCTCACTGGTGAAGGGTTTGACACACAACCTCACTGGTGAAGGGTTTGACACACAGCCTCACTGGTGAAAGGTTTGACATGAACCCATGCTGCCAAAATACCTGGGCAACTGAAATATCATGGCAAAGACGCCAGACAtcataccccacccagtcaaattatactgacaccaggcatacCAACAAGTCAGGTTTCTTTGCtgtaacttctcagtgctgagtgcaaagcgaagcagcagcaagtaccatttttagtcaTTGGCAAAACCTGACCTGGGTTTCATCCCGAGGTCTTCCAACTCTGAggtggacactctaaccattaggccaccaaaatGGCGATCAGTAGTTATGAGTCTGACACACAACCTCAATAGTTAAGGGTTTGACAAACAACCcatgtcttatttttttttctgagaatgACTATTAATTTGCACATACTTAGGCATATCTATTTTCACAGGAACAATGACAGATAAAcgatattcaagaatatttcacttgcacaacATCAGCCTGTATTATGGTGAGATGGAACCATCTGTAAGTTGCAGGGTGACTAACATATTAATATCCCATGAAACTCTAGAgataatatatttacttatatagaGGTTTATCATCATATTGTGAATAATCCTGATAATGGAACCTAGGTCCTATGCAATTTCAAGTGAACACATGGACTAGAataaactacatgcatgtagaacTTATATGGAAACAGATTTGGAtgacggtcgctgtgagttcaagtccaggtcatgctggcttcctcttcggccgtacatgAAAAGGCCTTACAGCAACCTGctaatggtcatgggtttcccccgggctctgcccggtttcctcccaccataatgctggttgccgtcgtataagtgaaatattcttgagtccggcgtaaaacaccaatcagataaattagaTTTGGACAATTCATCAtaccttaatttttttcatggcGAATCCCATGAGGTTGCGTATTTTGCTGCCATAGTTAACCTTCATGGCTACTGTGTTGTTGTCAAGTGCCAAGGGGAGGCAATCCTCTGAGACTTTTCTCGTCTCTCCTTTCTCATAGTTTTCCATTATCAGTCAGTTAACAAACGGGCAGCAACTGGTGGATTTCACATACTTTTCTGCAAATGGAAAatggttagaatttgtttttatttttcccaGCATAGTTTTCTGCAAActgaaaatgttacttttttgttttcatttttttaacatggttaaattgttaaatataatatagtTATTTTCAAGAAATGGGTGTGTATTCTGATATCACTATTACTCAGGGCCGTACATAGAGCCCTTTCACTTCTGAGTGAGCACGGccaacactatggtgggaggaaacctggcagagcccggaggaaacccacgaccatccgcaagttccTGGCCAACCTTTCAAggtatggccagagagaaagacagcatgagctggatatgAACTACTGCATGAGTGAGACACTCCTATCCCAGTTCTGGGTCGTGTTGGCATACTAACCCCCTCGCCCAAAGAGGCCCCCTCCAACGCTTCAAGTAATTTTAACTTTAAGCCTCAGTAAATGTCTGAAGCATTACAAATACTGTTTGACAAGCTTGACTTTTTTACATACTTTACAGGAAAACACTCATTTCAATACTTTacttaatttaaaaaacatagaACTATAAAAATTCaatttatgaaaattttaatgttttatcgattttttcaaaaatatatgtacatgttgcatAAAAACCTTCTTTTCCCATTTGCCTTAactattgaaaaaaatatataatctaACTTGGAGACCGTCATACCAGTTATCTTCCCTGCAGAAGCCAGCTTAGATGACCGTAATCGCATTTCATCACAGTCGACCCCGTTCCGGGCAGAATTAAAGTACTAAAATCGATGATCAATAACACCAATATAGTATGTTTGAAAGCTTAAAAACTGGTCTTTCCAAATCCGTTGAGTTTGGTGAGATACGAGCAGTAGTTTTATACCGTTTATAGATACCTGGGTACTGCTATTCCAGGTTTTCATATATTCCGTGTTGTCATTCCAGTCATTATGTCGATGACGAAGAGAGCTAAAGAACAGGCTTACACTGACTATTGTGCTCATGAAAGCAGTTTTCTATTTACAGCAAACTTACAAACCTGCAGTGCACCGTACTTTGTCAAACCACAAATCCGGCACAATCACACCGATTCCACTGCAAAAGCCCCGTGGTCTTTTGACGCATGCAGGTGGCAGGTCACTTAAAAACAGCCTACTACAAAAACCTGTAAACCGGAAACGGGTTTATTTTAACGAAACAAagttaataaaacaaaacaacagtgtTTTGGCAGTCAGAAGGCTACATGGATTGTCTAGTAGGTGTGCATGTATACCTCTTTTCTTTAAATGACTAGTGATCCCAGCGAAAAAGTTTGAACATGAGTTCACTTCATTCCATTTTCCAACTCACAGAGTTACTCCTATATTTGGAATACCACAACGCTTTGAAGAAATGTTTTTCTGTCAagttttatgcattttaaaGACAAGTTTGTGTGCAATATTCCGAGGTCTAAATATAAAAGTGTCTTTTTTGTAGATATTCTCTTAGattctaaaaaatatttaccattaaAATCTTTTTACCCAGAAGGCATTATGCTAAACCCTCATTTTTGAGGGTTTCCCTTTttactttattcgaacgaatatatttgtaaatacttACTTCTTAAGGTGGACATATACACAACGTTTAATGGAATGGGTGTATTTTGACATTAAATTACACATTGGCAACGTATTTTAGATGCAGAAGAAGAAGATTTCAACTTCCGGTAttgaatttatttcaaaatggccGACAGAAATATGGGCGAGGCGTGACTCTCAggataaattacactgaaaagtGCTACACATCGCGGTAAGGCGACTGTATCTGTGGCTAACAGAAGTCCACGTGCTTCATGTTAACTGTATGTTGTTACGAATTATCTGTTTTTGGGGAAATGTATATGCATGATTGATGGTTTCGTGAGGCTCGaatttgtgcaacaacaacaacatgcattgTTATCTGATGCAGAAAGTATTGTTCGTTTCTTGTTGAAACAGCGGCCTTAGGAtgtattttcattgatttaCATCTGCATAACTTCGATGTTCTTTTATGTACAAGAACATGCAGGTAATTACCCTTATCTTTGTAGTTTGTATCAAGTACACTTTTTACCATGGCAATGATGTGTTGTGCACCGTCTAGCCCGAGACTTCGGTCTAAGGGtggcttacatatactgataCGCCGTGACCGCTTGCCACCCTTAGCCCGAGAGCTATGCATACCCGATTCCGGTATAATGTGTACAAAGAGCTTCCTCGTTCAATTCTGATGCAGGCGCTGTAAATTCGCCCACAGTAGTACACAAAAAGCAGGGCAATtctgaaagctgaaatatttgcaCACATTTTGCCAAAATCACTATTTACCTTTACATCACAATTCTCCTGTAAAGTTTAGCCGAAGTTGAAAATCGGCTCATGTATACCTTGTCACCATGCgctgccatgtttttaaaatttgggtCGGCGAGGGGCATATGCACATCAGCGATTGACGTTTCCGTGAAATTGAATGAAACGGATCACAAAAATAAGCCCCCCTTTTCACTCCAAACTTAATTTGACAGTTCGCCAAAACTGTGGGACCCATCATTCTGCTCCATACCCTTCACTCAGTTGCAAATTCATGTATCTGCGGTCACATGGCTTTCTATCTGTCAAAACGgacagccagctgatcaaaacatagtgaCGTCATGAAAGGTTAATCACTCATGCACGCTGAGCAACAGACCGGTTATTAGGTCATGATGTTGTCCTGGCATGTGAGCGTAAGTAACAAATGTGAGTTATCCTGGATTTGCTGGTAGTAAAGGCTACAGAAATTGGAAAAATGGCACAGGAAGAGAGAATGGCTAGGTGAACGTACTGAATTGGAGTTTTCCCTggttaatgcatgtattttgcaCCAAATTTTGTTGCTCTTCTTAAATACCACTAATTTAACCTGGATGCGCCGTGAACTAGCCCTAAcaccatattaaaagatcacagccaaGTAGCCAAGACATCCATCCCAGTCAGCCTTTCCTTCCGTCATGACGAACCACCACTATGAAATGATCAGCCCAAATCTGCATCCAAATAAGCGACATTTGCATTTCAGGATGCACACCACTACTCTCGCCACAACAGAGCAGCCGTGGTCAAATTAGCAACCAGTTGCGGACAGTGGCCTTTGAACTTTTAGGTTTCAGCAGCTTTTCACGGCCAATAAAACggcaacatttcaaagtaacGCTTTCTACttggcattttcattttctccattgtttttactataagttactGCTAATGGGGACACAATTTTGAATgtagaatttcaatgaaacatatTTAGTGTAGTAAGCATGCGGCTTCTAGGTTAAAGCATAggctgttgagtgaaaattagcacccagcttCAGCGTAATGTGAAATTTCGTGATATTTCTGTTGAAAAGAAAGGGGGGCTGtctgaaatgcaaaagtgactTATTGCGCAATTTGCTGCAAAGTACCATGAGGCAGCTGTGCTATACAATGCTGAGACCAGTGGTAGCTGTCAATGTAGAATAAAAGACATATGGTTGTAGAAATCGACGCCTTAGCTATTTGACTTTACTCCACCAAATTATTCATGGTACTTCAGGTAATACCCTGGGCGTAGGCAATATCATGCTTTCTGTGATCAAAATAAACTATTGACACATACACTCAACGTGTTGCTATTGCTGCagcttttttaaacattcacaagCAAAGATGGTAAGTTGATTTTTGTGACTGAATACATGCTGGATTCTCCAAACTCCCATATAGGCCTAGTCTAGATTTGATCGGTATCACTGGACATGTATTCTCCCAACTTCTGTATGAGTGCCACCATACAGAAAAGAGAACATGCATCAgtcctgtatgtatgtatgtatgtatgtatgtatgtatgtatgtccatatgtatatatgtatgtacatgtatgtatgtttggttgaGGTTTTCATATGACAACGCAGAGTTATTagttgtgtatacatatctTCTGTCCTCTTGTGACACAGAGAGTCCATGCTTGCAAGGCCTTGCCGCCGcagaagtattatgccgaaaacaccagacatgacatctcacccactaacattatactgacgccagatcaaccaatcatgtttccttgctttaacctgtTAGTGCTGAGCACGAACGAGCTGAAAATTACTTTGGTATGATGCGACTTTGCATCAGTCCTGTATAGCTGGTTTTCATGGCTAGTGAAGGCATTAGTCCATTGTTTTGAGCACAAAATGATAAATGGACAGATTTTGCAGATTTGTAGTTTTATCCACAATATTTTCATTACTGCAAGAGttgctttaaatttattttattattgcaaAATCTTGACATGAATGGACTGTGGTATGTGTTATTACTGTTAAGCTGCTAAATAGGACTTAAGTTTGGATTCATAATACATGGTTGAGCAGATAtcttttttaaatgttgatacttgtgaaataaattctcgtagttgtatttttttccagGGTTCAAGGCTAAAGATGTTTTCCCCACCACTGAGCCCCCATGATGCTACGGCACAAGTGACAACCCTGAAGACATATGTCTCCCTGATTGCCGATCTTACACCAGGCAGTACGTCCCTCAGTTAAATTCAGACTGATCATTTGTTCTATATTCAAGCTCTGATGATATTCACGTTTTCACGCTCTTTTATGGACACCTACATTCATACGTGTAAATTTTGTCAGGGTATAAACTTCTGTATCTGGCTTGTCCAGTATTGCAGTTAGATCCATGTACATTGCATTAGGTTTTGGAAATGTTCCCCTTGTATACACCTTGATACGTGtgaatattttagaaaaagtGGAAAATGTGTGAGATAAATTGTCCACACCCTGGTATTTTACGCATAAAAGTATTTTCTGGCAGAGATTCTCTCAGCACTCAGCTTTTGTTTCAGTCTTAAACAGGCAATTATAGTTCTttgtaagtattttttttttttttcacttttatggatTCCGTTGAGCAGAATGATTAGG
This DNA window, taken from Liolophura sinensis isolate JHLJ2023 chromosome 11, CUHK_Ljap_v2, whole genome shotgun sequence, encodes the following:
- the LOC135477909 gene encoding ribonuclease P protein subunit p25-like protein, whose protein sequence is MENYEKGETRKVSEDCLPLALDNNTVAMKVNYGSKIRNLMGFAMKKIKEPDVPCITWEGSGNAISKTVTCAEIMKRKVQGLHQFNYARYRRIEEYWEPKLEGLDRLKVNRDIPVLTVVLSKVPLQLTNEGYQKPGSRESFWESGERGEKRRAKQSGNHRNPRQRKGPKGRDSTKQAKFSTSEKGKQQSFSGKTKKDTDSSSDKR